A stretch of Candidatus Binatia bacterium DNA encodes these proteins:
- the bamD gene encoding outer membrane protein assembly factor BamD, which translates to MSFPCSSGRVALRFLLAGLVVVTSSACGKSAMQVESPDALYQEAVSEHADEDYDIAVQKYRQLLDHYPLDPRAQEIELRIAHAHLANESHPEAIAAFSDFQRMHPTSPHVPEVEYRIGQAYVEQIDSIDRDLGAARNAHARLQSILARYPNSEFNKDAIDQLHYVREHLAGRELYIAEYYFDRDHYPAGWVRTATVLALFPETTTAALAAERLASAASDVGDEETAKLATAAAAELEEADREEDGAPGARRSPGPALLALRAHLQTLPPPDSEDEGA; encoded by the coding sequence ATGTCGTTTCCGTGTTCGTCCGGGAGAGTCGCTCTCCGTTTTTTGCTCGCAGGCCTCGTCGTCGTGACGTCCTCGGCCTGCGGCAAGAGCGCCATGCAGGTGGAGTCCCCCGACGCGCTCTACCAGGAGGCCGTGTCCGAACACGCCGACGAGGACTACGATATCGCCGTCCAGAAGTACCGGCAGCTGCTCGACCACTACCCGCTCGACCCTCGAGCCCAGGAGATCGAACTCCGGATCGCGCATGCCCACCTGGCAAACGAATCCCACCCGGAAGCGATCGCCGCCTTCAGCGACTTCCAGCGCATGCACCCGACGAGCCCACATGTACCCGAGGTCGAGTACCGGATCGGCCAGGCCTACGTGGAGCAGATCGACTCGATTGATCGCGACCTCGGGGCGGCCCGGAATGCGCACGCGCGGCTCCAGAGCATCCTCGCCCGGTATCCCAACTCCGAGTTCAACAAGGATGCGATCGACCAGCTCCACTACGTGCGCGAGCACCTCGCGGGTCGAGAACTCTACATCGCCGAGTACTACTTCGACCGCGACCACTATCCCGCCGGATGGGTTCGCACGGCCACGGTCCTGGCCCTTTTCCCGGAAACGACGACGGCCGCCCTTGCCGCCGAGCGTCTCGCCTCCGCCGCGTCCGACGTCGGCGATGAGGAAACCGCAAAACTCGCCACGGCTGCCGCAGCGGAACTCGAAGAAGCCGACCGCGAAGAGGACGGCGCACCCGGCGCGCGACGCTCCCCGGGGCCGGCCCTTCTCGCTCTTCGCGCCCACCTGCAAACCCTTCCCCCACCCGACAGCGAAGACGAAGGAGCGTGA
- a CDS encoding HesA/MoeB/ThiF family protein, translating into MNLRAAIVGVGGLGAPAAVALAHVGAALSLFDPDRVELSNLPRQPAFGEADLGEEKAECCARRLRAEHTGLDVRAHVATIGRDNGAGLLGGHHVIVDATDGMTAKVLLNDLALELGVPLVHAGVLGLDGQLMTIVPRRSACLRCLFVELPPEDEIPSCQQAGILGPVVGAIGLAAAREAHAVLEDRSPPLENRLAILNGAALKWRQIALRRNPSCPRCT; encoded by the coding sequence GTGAACCTCCGAGCCGCGATCGTCGGCGTCGGGGGCCTTGGCGCACCAGCCGCGGTCGCCCTTGCTCACGTCGGCGCGGCGCTGTCGCTCTTCGATCCCGACCGGGTCGAACTCTCGAATCTCCCCCGCCAGCCTGCGTTCGGCGAGGCGGATCTCGGTGAAGAGAAGGCGGAATGCTGCGCCAGGCGACTCCGAGCTGAGCACACCGGCCTCGACGTCCGAGCCCACGTGGCGACGATCGGTCGCGACAACGGCGCGGGCTTGCTTGGCGGTCACCACGTGATCGTCGACGCGACCGACGGCATGACCGCAAAGGTCCTGCTGAACGACCTGGCCCTCGAGCTGGGTGTGCCCCTGGTTCACGCCGGCGTCCTGGGCCTCGATGGTCAGCTCATGACCATCGTCCCACGCCGCTCTGCCTGCCTCCGTTGCCTGTTCGTCGAGCTCCCGCCCGAAGACGAGATCCCGAGCTGCCAACAGGCCGGTATCCTCGGCCCGGTGGTCGGCGCCATCGGGCTGGCGGCCGCCCGGGAGGCCCACGCGGTGCTCGAAGATCGCTCGCCCCCGCTGGAGAATCGCCTCGCGATCCTGAACGGCGCCGCTCTGAAATGGCGCCAGATCGCCCTTCGCCGCAATCCAAGCTGCCCGCGGTGCACCTAG
- a CDS encoding MoaD/ThiS family protein has translation MPVTVKVPTPLRKFTAGSESIEGNGGTMGALVEDLEQRHPGIRERICDDQGKVRRFVNLYVNGEDIRFLQQLDTPVKDGDEISIVPAIAGGAL, from the coding sequence ATGCCTGTGACCGTCAAGGTTCCCACCCCGCTCCGAAAATTCACCGCTGGCTCCGAGTCCATCGAGGGCAACGGTGGCACGATGGGCGCCCTCGTCGAAGACCTCGAGCAGCGCCACCCCGGGATCCGCGAGCGGATATGCGACGATCAAGGCAAGGTTCGCCGCTTCGTCAATCTGTACGTCAACGGCGAGGACATCCGCTTCCTGCAGCAACTCGACACCCCGGTGAAGGATGGCGACGAGATCTCGATCGTTCCCGCGATCGCCGGGGGCGCCCTCTGA
- a CDS encoding cysteine synthase family protein: protein MAELVGRTPLIQLTGVTRDLPKDVRVWAKLEGFNPGGSVKDRPALRMLQEGLRTGALRPGKVVIDSTSGNTGIALAMMGAALGYPVHLVIPGNVSVERRQIIEAYGAVAIESDPLEGSDGAIRHCREVIARDPDRYFKPDQYFNPANPLAHYETTGPELWEQTEGKITHFLAGIGTSGTVMGTGRFLKEKNQAVQILAVEPDDSFHGIEGLKHMESSIVPGIYKEAELDGKVPVGTEEAYDMVYRLGREDGLLVGQSAGGACWAALEVASKLDQGEVVTVFPDFGEKYLSTTLWAGWADIGPPVRANG from the coding sequence GTGGCCGAGCTCGTGGGCCGCACGCCGCTGATCCAGCTTACCGGCGTGACTCGCGACCTTCCGAAGGACGTCCGCGTCTGGGCAAAGCTGGAGGGCTTCAATCCGGGTGGGTCCGTCAAAGACCGCCCCGCGCTGCGGATGCTTCAAGAAGGACTTCGCACGGGAGCGTTGCGCCCGGGCAAGGTCGTCATTGATTCCACCTCGGGCAACACCGGCATCGCGCTCGCGATGATGGGTGCCGCACTGGGCTACCCGGTTCACCTCGTAATTCCGGGCAACGTGAGCGTCGAGCGAAGGCAGATCATCGAGGCGTACGGCGCGGTCGCGATCGAGAGCGACCCGCTCGAGGGCTCCGACGGCGCGATCCGGCATTGCCGCGAAGTGATCGCCCGCGACCCCGACCGGTACTTCAAGCCCGACCAGTACTTCAATCCCGCCAACCCGCTGGCCCACTACGAAACAACCGGCCCTGAACTCTGGGAGCAGACCGAGGGAAAGATCACGCATTTCCTGGCGGGAATCGGGACCAGCGGAACGGTGATGGGCACCGGACGGTTCCTGAAGGAGAAGAACCAGGCGGTCCAGATCCTCGCGGTCGAGCCGGACGATTCCTTCCACGGGATCGAGGGCCTGAAGCACATGGAGAGCTCGATCGTGCCCGGCATCTACAAAGAAGCCGAGCTTGACGGAAAGGTGCCCGTCGGCACCGAAGAAGCGTACGACATGGTCTACCGACTGGGTCGGGAAGACGGACTCCTGGTCGGCCAATCCGCCGGCGGTGCCTGCTGGGCCGCACTCGAGGTCGCGAGCAAGCTCGACCAGGGCGAAGTCGTCACCGTATTCCCCGACTTCGGGGAGAAGTACCTGAGCACAACGCTCTGGGCCGGCTGGGCGGACATCGGTCCGCCCGTTCGCGCGAACGGCTGA
- a CDS encoding sulfate adenylyltransferase, giving the protein MADLIAPHGGLTEPASHTVAADRVDAFRSDAASLPKVPVSDADLSTVYRFGDGALSPLTGPMDEATFNRVLDEAYIENNGKKYAWTIPLSLPVTGELAGTLSKGDRVALTNSKDEVVAVLDLTDVFVWDKARYLKSVYGTDRTDHPGADMVMKGDADKSHLIGGTIEVLPQPKNPAFGNSVLTPHEVRALLATKGWERVVAFQTRNPLHRAHEYALVYGLETLIRAGHNAGACLNPLIGETKGDDVPADTRMRTYEKLIEDKSIGEGDSDPDLWGPRSEAASQRVMLLGLDIKMFYGGPKEAVMHGIYRQNFGFTDIIIGRKHADAPFADGSAIWGDFDAQEIFKSLGGDLKISTVNVGFAAFYESMGRVDLTEHHKDEKPVSISGKDVRAALREGKPVDPRIMRESTSKILGAAMSS; this is encoded by the coding sequence ATGGCTGATCTGATCGCGCCCCACGGTGGACTCACCGAACCCGCTTCCCACACCGTCGCCGCCGACCGCGTCGACGCGTTCCGCTCCGACGCCGCCAGCCTTCCCAAGGTCCCGGTATCCGACGCGGACCTCTCGACGGTCTACCGCTTCGGTGATGGCGCCCTGAGCCCCCTCACCGGCCCGATGGACGAGGCCACCTTCAACCGCGTCCTCGACGAAGCCTACATCGAGAACAACGGCAAGAAGTACGCGTGGACCATCCCGCTGTCGCTACCCGTCACGGGCGAGTTGGCGGGAACGCTCTCGAAGGGCGACCGCGTCGCGCTCACGAACTCCAAGGACGAGGTCGTTGCCGTCCTCGACCTGACCGACGTCTTCGTCTGGGACAAGGCCCGCTACCTGAAGTCCGTTTACGGCACCGACCGCACGGATCACCCGGGTGCCGACATGGTCATGAAGGGCGATGCCGACAAGAGCCACCTCATCGGTGGCACCATCGAGGTCCTCCCGCAGCCGAAGAATCCCGCGTTCGGCAACTCCGTCCTCACGCCTCACGAGGTCCGTGCCCTGCTCGCTACGAAGGGCTGGGAGCGCGTCGTGGCGTTCCAGACCCGCAACCCGCTCCACCGCGCCCACGAATACGCGCTGGTGTACGGCCTCGAGACCCTGATCCGCGCGGGGCACAACGCAGGTGCCTGCCTGAACCCGCTCATCGGCGAGACCAAGGGCGATGACGTCCCCGCCGACACCCGCATGCGCACGTACGAGAAGCTCATCGAAGACAAGAGCATCGGCGAGGGCGACTCCGACCCGGACCTCTGGGGCCCGCGCAGCGAGGCTGCCTCCCAGCGCGTCATGCTCCTCGGCCTCGACATCAAGATGTTCTACGGCGGCCCGAAGGAAGCGGTGATGCACGGCATCTACCGCCAGAACTTCGGCTTCACCGACATCATCATCGGCCGCAAGCACGCCGATGCGCCGTTCGCCGATGGCAGCGCCATCTGGGGAGATTTCGACGCGCAGGAGATCTTCAAGTCGCTCGGCGGAGATCTCAAGATCTCGACCGTCAACGTCGGCTTCGCAGCCTTCTACGAGTCGATGGGCCGGGTCGATCTCACCGAGCACCACAAGGACGAGAAGCCCGTTTCGATTTCGGGCAAGGACGTCCGCGCCGCGCTTCGCGAGGGAAAGCCGGTCGATCCGCGCATCATGCGCGAGTCGACCTCGAAGATCCTCGGCGCAGCGATGTCGAGCTGA
- a CDS encoding zf-HC2 domain-containing protein → MNCRETERLLDTFFDGELDGRLMRDAALHITRCPSCEQGLQAKEAVRSALAATIQHEVESADLSPIWAGVEGAIQGEQSEVSADEPAAPEESASRRLFGGRAGGRHANSSSRSARTGSRLRASAAAGMGAVAVGLVAFLLFPAEKAQLSDEKYSDAASQEGTTDGAETRVASPAKRGPTAQQVAAAKVSNRSGVETIALAPEANEEQLSSEWTQQLQVGPAEFNDHAMSLWRDTAAR, encoded by the coding sequence GTGAACTGTCGCGAGACGGAGCGATTGCTCGACACGTTTTTCGACGGTGAGCTCGACGGTCGCCTCATGCGCGACGCGGCGCTCCACATCACTCGATGTCCGAGTTGCGAGCAGGGCCTCCAGGCGAAGGAGGCCGTGCGCAGTGCTCTCGCCGCAACGATTCAGCACGAGGTCGAGTCTGCCGATTTGAGCCCTATCTGGGCCGGAGTCGAAGGCGCGATTCAGGGCGAGCAGTCCGAAGTCTCAGCGGACGAGCCGGCGGCACCGGAAGAGTCGGCGTCCAGGCGCCTTTTCGGGGGCCGTGCCGGCGGGCGTCATGCGAATTCTTCGTCACGGTCGGCTCGCACGGGTAGCCGGCTTCGGGCGTCAGCAGCGGCCGGCATGGGCGCCGTCGCGGTGGGCCTCGTGGCCTTCCTGCTGTTCCCGGCCGAGAAGGCGCAGCTGTCCGACGAGAAGTACTCGGACGCGGCTTCACAGGAAGGCACCACCGACGGGGCCGAGACGCGCGTTGCGTCTCCCGCGAAGCGCGGGCCCACGGCGCAGCAGGTAGCGGCCGCGAAGGTGTCGAACCGCTCCGGCGTCGAGACGATCGCACTCGCGCCCGAGGCGAACGAAGAGCAACTGAGTTCGGAATGGACCCAGCAACTCCAGGTGGGCCCGGCCGAGTTTAACGATCACGCCATGTCACTCTGGCGCGACACAGCCGCTCGCTAA
- a CDS encoding sigma-70 family RNA polymerase sigma factor has protein sequence MPSENRDWELVQKAADGDQEAFRELVEKYQRRVLGVVTGMLHDREAALEVTQETFIKAYRSIGGFKGDASFYTWIYRIAVNLAIDYQRREWRRPMGDSVRPGSGEDGGPPESILDRLRDDHPSADPFQATKDAELRDRVREVIGELTPDHRAVILLREVESLSYEEISQVMQCSKGTVMSRLHYARKKLQAQLKEFV, from the coding sequence GTGCCTTCAGAGAATCGAGATTGGGAGCTCGTCCAGAAGGCGGCTGATGGAGATCAGGAGGCTTTCCGGGAGCTGGTTGAGAAATACCAGCGGAGGGTGCTCGGCGTGGTCACGGGGATGCTCCACGACCGCGAAGCCGCGCTCGAGGTAACCCAGGAGACGTTCATCAAGGCCTACCGTTCGATCGGAGGTTTCAAGGGCGATGCCAGCTTCTATACATGGATCTACCGAATCGCGGTCAACCTCGCGATCGACTATCAACGGCGCGAATGGCGCCGACCGATGGGCGACAGCGTCCGGCCCGGCTCCGGTGAAGATGGCGGCCCACCCGAAAGTATCCTCGATCGCCTCCGCGACGACCATCCAAGCGCGGACCCCTTCCAGGCGACGAAGGACGCGGAGCTCCGAGACCGTGTCCGGGAGGTCATCGGCGAGTTGACCCCGGATCACAGAGCCGTGATACTATTGAGGGAGGTGGAAAGTCTCTCCTATGAGGAGATCAGCCAGGTCATGCAGTGCTCCAAGGGAACGGTAATGAGCCGCCTGCACTACGCACGTAAGAAGCTGCAGGCGCAGCTCAAGGAGTTCGTGTGA
- the polA gene encoding DNA polymerase I, whose amino-acid sequence MSAARDPLCLVDGSGILFRAFHALPPLTTRQGLPTGAVFGVTSMLTKLRREQPDSQVIVVFDLPGKTFRDEVFAEYKAGRSETPSDLKRQIPYVKKIVRALGFPVLEVEGVEADDVIGTLTTTAVADGRSVDIVTSDKDMMQLVGPTVRLIDTMKNRVTEAEGVREKFGVGPENVIEVMGLMGDAIDNVPGVKGVGEKTAKRLMEHFGTIAAMYDRLGEIDDLGLRGAAGIKKKLEAGRNDAETSRFLVTIKCDVDLGVPEDSLRLRAPDLETLSDLSRELELHSLLKGYLADEPPEPATPVRETRHAEPEEVTRLLAAGGVALGVASGDTARVGARRQVVATAVGAPGSEEILVCDGMPEGLADALAGRAAHEVCVGDLKAALHACGLDGEGADAGDGAIADTLLLSYVLDPSRRGHGIDALAKERLGQELPADGAGEGEPAARAAAVANAVLELAPGLEDEVQALGLHGLYADMELPVARVLATMEQRGIRVDAAVLERAADEFSATAARLEKEIHDLAGGPFKINSTLQLRKVLFERLELPTKGVKKGKTGLSVNADVLAMLADKHPLPAKVVEHRGLTKLLSTYVTGLLPLIDPETGRVHTSFNQAVAATGRLSSSDPNLQNIPVRTAEGRRIREAFVPADGHLFLAADYSQIELRVLAHLTEDPVLLAAFRGGEDIHRRTASEVFDVGGADVTPEMRSRAKVINFGILYGMGAHRLSGELGIPMGEAAAYIERYFERYAKVKDFVDRVVAKGREDGYVETLAGRRRNLPDLTSREQGKRQAAERMAWNSPIQGTAADIIKLAMLAVDQKLTEIESSAKMLLQVHDELLFEVPEAEMKAIGKIVQECMESVVEFAVPLVVDLKSGSNWALLK is encoded by the coding sequence ATGTCAGCTGCGAGGGACCCGCTGTGCCTCGTCGATGGGAGCGGGATCTTGTTTCGAGCGTTTCACGCACTCCCGCCGCTCACGACGCGGCAGGGACTGCCGACGGGCGCCGTCTTCGGCGTGACGAGCATGCTCACGAAGCTCCGGCGCGAGCAACCGGACTCCCAGGTGATCGTCGTCTTCGACCTGCCGGGGAAGACGTTTCGGGACGAGGTCTTCGCCGAGTACAAGGCCGGCCGCTCCGAGACCCCGTCCGACCTGAAGCGGCAGATTCCCTACGTGAAGAAGATCGTCAGGGCGTTGGGCTTCCCCGTGCTCGAGGTCGAGGGGGTCGAGGCCGACGACGTGATCGGGACACTCACCACCACGGCCGTCGCTGACGGCCGCTCGGTCGACATCGTCACGAGCGACAAGGACATGATGCAGCTCGTCGGTCCGACGGTCCGGTTGATCGACACCATGAAGAACCGGGTGACCGAGGCTGAGGGTGTGCGGGAGAAATTCGGCGTCGGGCCCGAGAACGTCATCGAGGTCATGGGCCTCATGGGCGACGCGATCGACAACGTCCCCGGGGTGAAGGGGGTCGGCGAGAAGACCGCAAAGCGTCTGATGGAGCACTTCGGGACGATCGCGGCGATGTACGATCGGCTGGGTGAGATCGACGATCTGGGCCTTCGGGGCGCGGCCGGCATCAAGAAGAAGCTCGAGGCGGGGCGCAACGACGCCGAAACCAGCCGCTTCCTCGTTACGATCAAGTGCGACGTCGACCTCGGTGTTCCCGAGGACTCTCTGCGCTTGCGCGCACCCGATCTCGAGACCCTGAGCGATCTCTCTCGCGAGCTCGAGCTCCATTCGCTGCTGAAGGGGTATTTGGCGGACGAGCCGCCGGAGCCCGCAACTCCGGTGCGAGAGACGCGGCACGCGGAACCGGAAGAAGTCACGAGGCTCCTCGCTGCCGGCGGCGTGGCCCTGGGGGTCGCGAGCGGGGACACGGCACGGGTCGGTGCGCGTCGTCAGGTCGTCGCCACGGCGGTTGGTGCGCCCGGCAGCGAGGAAATTCTCGTGTGCGACGGGATGCCCGAAGGCCTCGCAGACGCGCTCGCGGGTCGCGCCGCCCACGAAGTCTGCGTAGGCGACCTGAAGGCGGCCCTGCATGCGTGCGGACTCGACGGCGAGGGCGCAGACGCCGGTGACGGCGCGATTGCCGACACCTTGCTGCTGTCCTACGTCCTCGACCCGTCGCGGCGTGGGCACGGGATCGACGCGTTGGCCAAGGAACGGCTCGGCCAGGAGTTGCCGGCCGACGGAGCCGGGGAGGGCGAGCCCGCGGCACGCGCCGCAGCCGTCGCGAACGCGGTTCTCGAGCTGGCACCGGGGCTGGAGGACGAGGTTCAGGCTCTCGGGCTGCACGGTCTATATGCCGACATGGAGCTGCCGGTCGCCCGGGTTCTCGCGACGATGGAGCAGCGGGGAATCCGCGTTGATGCGGCGGTTCTGGAGCGCGCCGCCGACGAATTCTCGGCGACCGCCGCGCGGCTCGAGAAGGAGATTCACGACCTCGCCGGGGGGCCCTTCAAGATCAACTCGACGCTGCAGCTGCGCAAGGTGCTGTTCGAGAGGCTGGAGCTTCCGACCAAGGGCGTGAAGAAGGGCAAGACCGGGCTGTCGGTCAATGCCGACGTGTTGGCGATGCTGGCGGACAAGCATCCGTTGCCGGCGAAGGTGGTCGAACACCGTGGCCTAACGAAGCTCCTCTCGACCTACGTCACCGGGCTCTTGCCGTTGATCGATCCCGAGACGGGCCGGGTCCATACGTCGTTCAACCAGGCCGTCGCGGCCACGGGCCGCTTGTCGTCGAGCGATCCGAACCTTCAGAACATTCCCGTTCGAACCGCTGAGGGGCGCCGCATCCGGGAGGCCTTCGTGCCGGCGGACGGGCATCTCTTCCTGGCCGCGGATTACTCCCAGATCGAACTCCGCGTGCTCGCTCACCTGACGGAGGATCCGGTCCTCCTCGCGGCTTTCCGCGGGGGAGAGGACATCCACCGACGGACGGCGTCCGAGGTCTTCGACGTCGGTGGGGCGGATGTGACTCCCGAGATGCGCAGCCGTGCGAAAGTCATCAACTTCGGCATCCTCTATGGCATGGGCGCACACCGGCTCTCGGGAGAGCTGGGGATCCCCATGGGTGAGGCCGCCGCGTACATCGAGCGGTACTTCGAGCGGTACGCGAAGGTGAAGGATTTCGTGGACCGGGTGGTGGCGAAGGGGCGCGAGGATGGGTACGTGGAGACCCTCGCCGGCCGGCGGCGGAACCTGCCGGACCTGACGTCACGGGAGCAGGGCAAGCGGCAGGCAGCCGAGAGGATGGCTTGGAACAGCCCGATTCAGGGCACCGCGGCCGATATCATCAAGCTGGCCATGCTGGCTGTCGATCAAAAGCTGACCGAGATCGAGTCGTCCGCGAAGATGCTGTTGCAGGTCCACGATGAGCTGTTGTTCGAGGTTCCCGAGGCGGAGATGAAGGCGATAGGCAAAATCGTGCAGGAATGCATGGAGTCGGTCGTAGAGTTTGCCGTGCCCTTGGTGGTGGATCTGAAATCCGGGTCGAACTGGGCCCTGCTCAAATGA
- a CDS encoding ABC transporter ATP-binding protein: protein MIEVHELTKRYGDRVAVSGISFTAKSGEILGFLGPNGAGKSTTMRMLTGFLPPSAGSAVVAGFDVVEQSDDVRRRIGYLPENPPLYPEMTVRSYLTFVARLKGVARGRVRGACDEAIERMGLAEVSGRLLAHLSKGFKQRVGLAQALVHDPEVLVLDEPTIGLDPRQIIEIRSLIRGLSGNRTVILSTHILPEVSQICDKVVVINEGRIICEDSRENLTRDATLEEVFLRLITADTARRESDDGAPAPAPVEA, encoded by the coding sequence ATGATCGAAGTCCACGAGCTCACGAAACGCTACGGCGACCGCGTCGCGGTAAGCGGCATCAGCTTCACCGCAAAGAGCGGTGAAATCCTCGGCTTCCTCGGACCGAACGGCGCCGGAAAGTCGACGACGATGCGGATGCTGACGGGCTTCCTCCCGCCGTCCGCCGGCAGCGCGGTGGTCGCCGGCTTCGATGTCGTCGAGCAGTCCGACGACGTCCGTCGCCGGATCGGATACCTCCCCGAGAACCCACCGCTGTATCCCGAGATGACTGTCCGTTCGTACCTCACGTTCGTCGCTCGACTGAAGGGTGTCGCGCGGGGCCGGGTCCGCGGGGCCTGCGACGAAGCCATCGAAAGGATGGGCCTCGCTGAGGTGTCCGGTCGGCTCCTGGCCCACCTCTCCAAGGGGTTCAAGCAACGAGTCGGGCTGGCCCAGGCTCTCGTCCACGATCCGGAGGTCCTGGTACTCGATGAACCGACGATCGGGCTCGACCCACGGCAGATCATCGAGATCCGGAGTCTGATTCGCGGGCTCTCCGGCAACCGGACGGTCATCCTCTCGACGCACATCCTGCCTGAGGTCTCCCAGATCTGTGACAAAGTGGTCGTGATCAACGAAGGGCGGATCATCTGCGAGGACTCGCGCGAGAATCTCACGCGCGACGCGACGCTCGAAGAGGTCTTCCTGCGGCTCATCACCGCGGACACCGCGCGACGCGAATCCGATGACGGCGCGCCCGCGCCCGCGCCAGTCGAGGCCTGA
- a CDS encoding ABC transporter permease subunit yields the protein MRNVLTIAGREFRSIFTSPIAYVVLTGFLLLGGWFFFNLVARFNLLISLYSSFQQMGDSAADMNLNEFVVAPLLQNLAVILVILVPMITMRSFAEEKRTGTYELLLTSPVGTGQIVVGKFLGVAGFITIMVGLTSIYGFILAAYGNPEIGVMLSGYLGLLLLALSFVAVGLFASSVTENQIIAAVTGLVMLLLLFVIAWPAESAGEPLGSILRYIAVTEHFGEMVQGVIDTKSLIYFASMVIGWIFLTQRSVESIRWR from the coding sequence ATGCGAAACGTGCTCACCATCGCCGGACGCGAATTCCGATCCATTTTCACCTCACCGATCGCGTACGTGGTCCTGACCGGGTTCCTCCTCCTAGGGGGATGGTTCTTCTTCAACCTCGTCGCGCGCTTCAATCTGCTAATCTCGCTGTACTCGAGCTTCCAGCAGATGGGCGACTCCGCGGCCGATATGAACCTGAACGAGTTCGTCGTCGCACCGCTCCTCCAGAATCTTGCGGTGATCCTGGTCATCCTCGTGCCGATGATCACGATGCGAAGCTTCGCGGAGGAGAAGCGCACCGGCACCTACGAGCTTCTCCTCACATCGCCGGTCGGGACCGGACAGATCGTGGTCGGGAAGTTCCTCGGCGTCGCCGGCTTCATCACGATCATGGTCGGCCTCACGAGCATCTACGGGTTCATACTCGCCGCGTACGGAAACCCTGAGATCGGCGTGATGCTGTCGGGCTATCTAGGCCTGCTCCTTCTCGCTCTCTCGTTCGTCGCGGTCGGGCTCTTCGCGTCGTCGGTGACCGAGAACCAGATCATCGCAGCCGTCACGGGACTCGTGATGCTCTTGCTGCTCTTCGTCATCGCCTGGCCGGCAGAGTCCGCGGGCGAGCCGCTCGGCTCGATCCTGCGCTACATCGCCGTGACGGAGCACTTCGGGGAGATGGTCCAGGGGGTCATCGACACGAAGAGCCTCATCTACTTTGCCTCGATGGTCATCGGGTGGATCTTCCTCACCCAGCGATCCGTCGAATCGATCCGCTGGCGCTGA